From a region of the Apis mellifera strain DH4 linkage group LG2, Amel_HAv3.1, whole genome shotgun sequence genome:
- the LOC100578801 gene encoding uncharacterized protein LOC100578801: MFDTEKFIEEIEKRPAIYDVNRSEYNDRNAKMTAWDEVCQVMVPNWALLTDEERYAEEKNLRGKWRNIRDYFMKELKLQKSQKLGPAGRKRKKYMYFDQLLFLMPTVENKRNAGTTLNNCKSEESEGEVDNPVIEEYDVPLAHAAPSIATGREYLQPGASYKMCPRYPKQLCETSFTSFDNEIHDILSSHSSQRVPYDEDDYDKMFLLSLLPIIRQVPEEKKLDVRIQMQQVLALAIRPPDDMQ, from the exons ATGTTTGATacggaaaaatttatcgaggaaATCGAGAAACGACCGGCAATTTACGATGTAAATCGTAGCGAGTACAACGACCGTAATGCCAAGATGACCGCGTGGGACGAGGTCTGCCAGGTGATGGTACCGAATTGGGCGCTCTTGACGGACGAGGAGAGATACGCAGAAG aaaaaaatttacgaggGAAATGGAGAAACATCCgtgattattttatgaaagaattGAAACTTCAGAAATCCCAGAAATTAGGGCCAGCTGGtcgaaaacgaaagaaatatatgtattttgatCAGTTATTGTTTTTGATGCCAACAGTGGAAAACAAACG AAATGCTGGCACTACgttaaataattgcaaatccGAAGAAAGCGAGGGCGAAGTTGACAATCCAGTGATCGAGGAATACGACGTACCATTGGCCCATGCTGCTCCCTCCATTGCGACAGGCAGGGAATATCTTCAACCTGGCGCGTCCTATAAAATGTGCCCCCGTTATCCGAAGCAGCTTTGCGAAACGTCGTTCACGTCCTTCGATAATGAAATTCACGATATCCTGTCGTCGCACAGCAGCCAACGCGTTCCGTATGACGAGGACGACTACGACAAAATGTTTCTGCTCTCCTTATTGCCGATCATTCGACAAGTACCGGAAGAGAAGAAACTCGACGTCCGGATACAGATGCAACAAGTTTTGGCCCTAGCGATACGTCCTCCGGATGATATGCAATGA
- the Fabp gene encoding fatty acid binding protein isoform X2 has product MPDFLGKRYKLYSSENFDDFMKALGVGIMTRKVGSSVSPVVELTENNGLYTLKTTSPFKNTEIKFKLGEEFEEETVDGRKVKSVCTLDGNKLIQVQKGEKQTTIEREFSSTEMKAIMKVDDIICTRVYKIQD; this is encoded by the exons ATGCCGGACTTCCTTGGAAAGAGATACAAGCTGTACAGCAGCGAGAATTTCGACGATTTCATGAAAGCGCTCG gtGTAGGTATAATGACACGTAAAGTGGGCAGTAGTGTGAGTCCTGTAGTTGAACTGACGGAGAATAATGGTCTCTATACGTTGAAAACGACTAGCCCATTCAAGAAcactgaaataaaattcaagctTGGCGAggaatttgaagaagaaacggTAGATGGAAGAAAAGTAAAGAGCGTCTGCACTTTAGATGGAAATAAACTTATTCAAGTACAAAAAGGAGAGAAGCAGACCACAATTGAAAGAGAATTCTCATCAACAGAAATGAAAGCG ATCATGAAAGTTGATGATATTATATGTACGAGAGTATACAAGattcaagattaa
- the LOC551008 gene encoding cell cycle checkpoint protein RAD1: MYPEVETNSLVAKLGNLKTIVQLLKAINFKENATCFGTENGLKITVEDAKCMQASAYIPTHVFQIFNLKEDVIFKVNLNILVECLCMFWSNINCQGSSVALQLFYKGNGHPVTVLIEEDGIITDCSLKTQEPDELLDFHLEPENVLNKVVLQTELLKDILSELDSSSDLIELFLSPSPPFFRISTAGLAGICHIELPHDGELIDNFQCTSTATSSYKLTHIKPAMKALSCANKVSLRTDSFGLLCFQYMVKTDEGHTCYIEYYISPVIDPDE; encoded by the exons atgTATCCTGAAGTAGAAACTAATTCATTAGTTGCAAAATTAGGAAATCTTAAAACCAtagtacaattattaaaagcaattaattttaaagag aatgctACATGTTTTGGTACTGAAAATGGTTTGAAAATAACTGTAGAAGATGCAAAATGTATGCAAGCTAGTGCTTATATTCCAACTcatgtatttcaaatatttaatttaaaagaagatgtaatttttaaagttaatttaaatatattagtgGAATGCCTTTGTATGTTTTGGAGTAATATAAATTGCCAAGGAAGTTCTGTAGCTTTGcaacttttttataaa GGTAATGGACATCCTGTAACAGTTCTTATTGAAGAAGATGGTATTATAACAGATTGTTCTTTAAAAACACAAGAACCTGATGAGTTGTTAGATTTCCATCTTGAACCGGAAAATGTTTTGAATAAAGTAGTTCTTCAAACTGAATTGTTAAAAGATATCTTATCTGAGCTTGATTCAAGTAGTGATTTGATTGAG CTATTTTTATCTCCTTCCCCACCTTTCTTTCGTATTAGTACAGCTGGTTTAGCTGGAATTTGTCATATTGAATTACCACATGATGGTgaattgattgataatttcCAATGTACTTCAACAGCTACATCAAGTTATAAACTTACACATATTAAGCCAGCTATGAAAGCATTATCATGTGCAAATAAAGTTTCATTGAGAACTGATTCATTTGGACTGTTGTGTTTTCAATATATGGTTAAGACTGATGAAGGACATACatgttatatagaatattat atttctCCAGTGATAGATCCTGATGAATAA
- the Fabp gene encoding fatty acid binding protein isoform X1, with protein sequence MLSAFYRKRYKLQSSENFDEFMKALGVGIMTRKVGSSVSPVVELTENNGLYTLKTTSPFKNTEIKFKLGEEFEEETVDGRKVKSVCTLDGNKLIQVQKGEKQTTIEREFSSTEMKAIMKVDDIICTRVYKIQD encoded by the exons ATGCTTTCGGCCTTTTATAGAAAACGTTATAAACTCCAATCGAGTGAAAATTTTGACGAGTTTATGAAAGCTTTAG gtGTAGGTATAATGACACGTAAAGTGGGCAGTAGTGTGAGTCCTGTAGTTGAACTGACGGAGAATAATGGTCTCTATACGTTGAAAACGACTAGCCCATTCAAGAAcactgaaataaaattcaagctTGGCGAggaatttgaagaagaaacggTAGATGGAAGAAAAGTAAAGAGCGTCTGCACTTTAGATGGAAATAAACTTATTCAAGTACAAAAAGGAGAGAAGCAGACCACAATTGAAAGAGAATTCTCATCAACAGAAATGAAAGCG ATCATGAAAGTTGATGATATTATATGTACGAGAGTATACAAGattcaagattaa
- the LOC100578691 gene encoding rhoGEF domain-containing protein gxcJ isoform X2, protein MSRHRRRANDFIDSLDSIRHSEIDSDSLCSISQDNSNEVEKNLSIFRSAPDLNKRIDFFQVEQLCTEMNDNKENDSPQCFMKNNNICNKLSNTIKKQNIDSNIKLESNIIKENSKRDTNYNINNNKTNVSLFSEYQDKHVNNGTFEAILCSLDDQVNQIRDKKQIWKRLSNKFMHSPENFTEKLLTIIEESVINNDNDVNETSAIDLSRLTTEFRKMCKFIENESQPEWPESPVCTLSCLEQTSINSTHNTPLHTKQNKNEKLCSPINRSTSVTPISGIDIIKKRFFAKISKNNTNGSIENLSSTSFEHLEAQCNQLFPKEKEHSKTLCKSLSMSSLLSMSEIYNKCEQQMASLNVSISDITSEENILLNTPKSSNKYLCQSPIFTKKLEFNCSTLKELHNKSKDDQCNDISYSKKKSRKISEKPDFNKTISDKFKSNFEILDPDELEKTLLQDIAEKRKRCLNTARIISEINADPEAIEAQKTLRISPNNELNSLNDETKFLQTLVSCKDYQTYLEKHKPLLKILQNSNSNASENSFRKTKKSDIKFEENSVLQKKNLGLLSPNVKSCNPDGSSQSKKQREKNEEKIENKKPKLFVTPGETPPNKSNRKKKIYFPNMQSPVKHIVKSPHAEGLYRLNYNTIISPVGMYIRGTDTQLIKNIHAKTDHLLLTPVKKNVEVLNKNKIESKQNISSKGIHKTEGITSLKINLSPKVNTNKQEITGNKSCKQGTRVKKLLETAQSKIVIRHQGRINSAQKGKSTTDIGMYEINYEPEDESIHIEQTANKTNFINKWKN, encoded by the exons atgagtCGACATAGAAGACGAGCTAATGATTTCATAGATTCCTTAGATAGCATTC gacaTTCTGAAATTGATTCTGATTCACTTTGTTCGATATCTCAGGACAATTCGAATGAAGttgaaa AAAATCTATCAATTTTTAGATCTGCTCCAGATTTAAATAAacgtattgatttttttcaagttgAACAATTATGCACTGaaatgaatgataataaagaaaatgatagtCCTCAATGTTTtatgaaaaacaataatatatgtaacaaaTTGTCAAATACtattaagaaacaaaatatagattcaaacattaaattagaatctaatataataaaagaaaattcaaaaagggataccaattacaatataaacaataataaaacaaatgtaaGTTTGTTCTCAGAATATCAAGATAAACATGTAAATAATGGAACATTTGAAGCAATTCTTTGTTCATTAGATGATCAAGTTAATcaaataagagataaaaaacaaatttggaAACGTTTATCTAACAAATTTATGCATTCACCAGAAAACTTTACTGAAAAACTTTTAACTATTATCGAAGAATCTgtcataaataatgataatgatgtaAATGAAACATCTGCAATAGATTTAAGTAGATTAACAacagaatttagaaaaatgtgcaaatttatagaaaatgaatCTCAACCTGAATGGCCTGAATCACCAGTGTGTACTCTTTCATGTTTAGAACAAACATCTATAAATTCTACACATAATACACCTCTTCATAcaaaacagaataaaaatgaaaagttatgTTCTCCCATAAATAGGTCTACATCTGTTACACCTATTTCTggtatagatataattaaaaaacgattttttgctaaaatatcaaaaaataataccaATGGAAGTATTGAAAATCTGAGTAGTACATCATTTGAGCATTTGGAAGCTCAATGTAACCAATTATTtcctaaagaaaaagaacattcTAAAACTTTATGTAAATCTTTATCAATGTCTTCTTTATTGAGTATGAgtgaaatctataataaatgtgAGCAACAAATGGCATCATTGAATGTATCTATAAGTGATATAACTTCAGAAgaaaatatactattaaatactccaaaatcatcaaataaatatttatgtcaaagtccaatatttacaaaaaaattagaatttaattgctCAACATTGAAAGAATTACACAACAAATCAAAAGATGATCAATGtaatgatatttcatattctaagaaaaaatctagaaaaataagtgaaaaacctgatttcaataaaacaatatctgataagtttaaaagtaattttgaaatattagatCCAGATGAATTAGAGAAAACACTTTTACAAGATATagcagaaaaaagaaaaagatgccTTAATACAGCAAgaattatttcagaaattaatgCAGATCCTGAAGCAATAGAGGCACAAAAAACATTAAGAATATCTCCTAACaatgaattaaattcattgaatGATGAAACTAAGTTTTTGCAAACTTTAGTATCTTGTAAAGATTATCAAACTTATTTAGAAAAACATAAAccacttttaaaaatacttcaaaattcgaattctAACGCAAGTGAAAATAGTTTtagaaaaactaaaaaatcagacataaaatttgaagaaaattcagttttacaaaaaaaaaatttaggacTTTtaagtccaaatgtaaaatctTGCAATCCAGATGGATCATCGCaatcaaaaaaacaaagagaaaaaaatgaggagaaaatagaaaataaaaaaccaaAACTTTTTGTCACACCAGGAGAAACTCCTCCAAATAAaagtaacagaaaaaaaaagatatatttcccTAATATGCAAAGTCCTGTAAAACATATTGTAAAAAGTCCACATGCAGAAGGcttatatcgattaaattataatacaataatatcacCAGTGGGTATGTATATAAGAGGTACTGATACacaacttataaaaaatatacatgctAAAACAGATCATTTATTGCTTAcacctgtaaaaaaaaatgttgaagtattaaataaaaacaaaatagaatcaaaacaaaatatttcatcaaaaggCATACATAAAACTGAAGGAATTACAtcacttaaaattaatttatctcctaaagtaaatacaaataaacaagag ATAACGGGAAACAAATCATGTAAGCAAGGAACTCGCGTTAAGAAATTACTGGAAACTGCTCAAAGTAAAATTGTTATCCGACATCAAG GTCGGATTAATTCGGCACAGAAAGGAAAGAGTACAACAGATATTGGaatgtatgaaattaattatgaaccTGAAGATGAATCTATACATATTGAACAAACTgctaataaaacaaattttattaataagtggaaaaattaa
- the LOC100578691 gene encoding rhoGEF domain-containing protein gxcJ isoform X1 gives MSRHRRRANDFIDSLDSIRHSEIDSDSLCSISQDNSNEVEKNLSIFRSAPDLNKRIDFFQVEQLCTEMNDNKENDSPQCFMKNNNICNKLSNTIKKQNIDSNIKLESNIIKENSKRDTNYNINNNKTNVSLFSEYQDKHVNNGTFEAILCSLDDQVNQIRDKKQIWKRLSNKFMHSPENFTEKLLTIIEESVINNDNDVNETSAIDLSRLTTEFRKMCKFIENESQPEWPESPVCTLSCLEQTSINSTHNTPLHTKQNKNEKLCSPINRSTSVTPISGIDIIKKRFFAKISKNNTNGSIENLSSTSFEHLEAQCNQLFPKEKEHSKTLCKSLSMSSLLSMSEIYNKCEQQMASLNVSISDITSEENILLNTPKSSNKYLCQSPIFTKKLEFNCSTLKELHNKSKDDQCNDISYSKKKSRKISEKPDFNKTISDKFKSNFEILDPDELEKTLLQDIAEKRKRCLNTARIISEINADPEAIEAQKTLRISPNNELNSLNDETKFLQTLVSCKDYQTYLEKHKPLLKILQNSNSNASENSFRKTKKSDIKFEENSVLQKKNLGLLSPNVKSCNPDGSSQSKKQREKNEEKIENKKPKLFVTPGETPPNKSNRKKKIYFPNMQSPVKHIVKSPHAEGLYRLNYNTIISPVGMYIRGTDTQLIKNIHAKTDHLLLTPVKKNVEVLNKNKIESKQNISSKGIHKTEGITSLKINLSPKVNTNKQETTKTLENFSTPKNQFVLPRVSYKLPLQIKTITGNKSCKQGTRVKKLLETAQSKIVIRHQGRINSAQKGKSTTDIGMYEINYEPEDESIHIEQTANKTNFINKWKN, from the exons atgagtCGACATAGAAGACGAGCTAATGATTTCATAGATTCCTTAGATAGCATTC gacaTTCTGAAATTGATTCTGATTCACTTTGTTCGATATCTCAGGACAATTCGAATGAAGttgaaa AAAATCTATCAATTTTTAGATCTGCTCCAGATTTAAATAAacgtattgatttttttcaagttgAACAATTATGCACTGaaatgaatgataataaagaaaatgatagtCCTCAATGTTTtatgaaaaacaataatatatgtaacaaaTTGTCAAATACtattaagaaacaaaatatagattcaaacattaaattagaatctaatataataaaagaaaattcaaaaagggataccaattacaatataaacaataataaaacaaatgtaaGTTTGTTCTCAGAATATCAAGATAAACATGTAAATAATGGAACATTTGAAGCAATTCTTTGTTCATTAGATGATCAAGTTAATcaaataagagataaaaaacaaatttggaAACGTTTATCTAACAAATTTATGCATTCACCAGAAAACTTTACTGAAAAACTTTTAACTATTATCGAAGAATCTgtcataaataatgataatgatgtaAATGAAACATCTGCAATAGATTTAAGTAGATTAACAacagaatttagaaaaatgtgcaaatttatagaaaatgaatCTCAACCTGAATGGCCTGAATCACCAGTGTGTACTCTTTCATGTTTAGAACAAACATCTATAAATTCTACACATAATACACCTCTTCATAcaaaacagaataaaaatgaaaagttatgTTCTCCCATAAATAGGTCTACATCTGTTACACCTATTTCTggtatagatataattaaaaaacgattttttgctaaaatatcaaaaaataataccaATGGAAGTATTGAAAATCTGAGTAGTACATCATTTGAGCATTTGGAAGCTCAATGTAACCAATTATTtcctaaagaaaaagaacattcTAAAACTTTATGTAAATCTTTATCAATGTCTTCTTTATTGAGTATGAgtgaaatctataataaatgtgAGCAACAAATGGCATCATTGAATGTATCTATAAGTGATATAACTTCAGAAgaaaatatactattaaatactccaaaatcatcaaataaatatttatgtcaaagtccaatatttacaaaaaaattagaatttaattgctCAACATTGAAAGAATTACACAACAAATCAAAAGATGATCAATGtaatgatatttcatattctaagaaaaaatctagaaaaataagtgaaaaacctgatttcaataaaacaatatctgataagtttaaaagtaattttgaaatattagatCCAGATGAATTAGAGAAAACACTTTTACAAGATATagcagaaaaaagaaaaagatgccTTAATACAGCAAgaattatttcagaaattaatgCAGATCCTGAAGCAATAGAGGCACAAAAAACATTAAGAATATCTCCTAACaatgaattaaattcattgaatGATGAAACTAAGTTTTTGCAAACTTTAGTATCTTGTAAAGATTATCAAACTTATTTAGAAAAACATAAAccacttttaaaaatacttcaaaattcgaattctAACGCAAGTGAAAATAGTTTtagaaaaactaaaaaatcagacataaaatttgaagaaaattcagttttacaaaaaaaaaatttaggacTTTtaagtccaaatgtaaaatctTGCAATCCAGATGGATCATCGCaatcaaaaaaacaaagagaaaaaaatgaggagaaaatagaaaataaaaaaccaaAACTTTTTGTCACACCAGGAGAAACTCCTCCAAATAAaagtaacagaaaaaaaaagatatatttcccTAATATGCAAAGTCCTGTAAAACATATTGTAAAAAGTCCACATGCAGAAGGcttatatcgattaaattataatacaataatatcacCAGTGGGTATGTATATAAGAGGTACTGATACacaacttataaaaaatatacatgctAAAACAGATCATTTATTGCTTAcacctgtaaaaaaaaatgttgaagtattaaataaaaacaaaatagaatcaaaacaaaatatttcatcaaaaggCATACATAAAACTGAAGGAATTACAtcacttaaaattaatttatctcctaaagtaaatacaaataaacaagag acaACAAAAACTCTAGAAAATTTCAGTACAcctaaaaatcaatttgtacTTCCTAGAGTTTCATATAAACTtcctttacaaattaaaacg ATAACGGGAAACAAATCATGTAAGCAAGGAACTCGCGTTAAGAAATTACTGGAAACTGCTCAAAGTAAAATTGTTATCCGACATCAAG GTCGGATTAATTCGGCACAGAAAGGAAAGAGTACAACAGATATTGGaatgtatgaaattaattatgaaccTGAAGATGAATCTATACATATTGAACAAACTgctaataaaacaaattttattaataagtggaaaaattaa